The Kiritimatiellia bacterium genome includes the window GTCCGGCGGCGCCCGTACTCGGTTGTCCTCTTTGATGAAATCGAAAAAGCGCATCCCGACGTCATGCATATCCTTCTCCAGATTTTGGAGGAGGGCAAATTGACCGACAGTCTTGGACGCAGCGTCGATTTCCGGAATACCGTGGTTATCATGACTTCAAACATCGGCGCCGACCTGATCCGTAAAGGGACAGGCCTGGGATTCGGGGAGGTTGCGCCGACGGCTGACTACGCGCGGTTGAAGACGCAAATGCTCGAAGAGGCGAAGCGAGCGTTTAAGCCAGAGCTGCTCAACCGGATCGACGATATCATCGTCTTCCGCCAGCTCACCAAGCAGGATGTGATGAAGATTCTCGATATTGAGGTCCGCAAGGTCCAGGACCGCCTGGCCTCCAGAAAAGTTGAGCTTCATCTTACGGAATCCGCAAAAGAGTTTCTGCTTGCGAAGGGATACGATCCCCTCTACGGGGCTCGCCCCTTGCGCCGCGCGGTCGAACGATACCTGGAAGATCCCCTCGCCGAAGAAATTCTCCGGGGCAATTTGAACAATGCAGAGGCCGTTGAAGTCACCGCTGACGGCGACCGTTTGAGATTCAGCCAACTGGCGGGCGCCAGTTGATTCCATAGCGGCGGAACGGGGCCCGGCAATCGCGTATCTCCCGGGTCGACGCGGGCAGGGAAATTCGACATCATCCGCGTCGGATGAATGCAGTCGATATCATGCAGGGCTGGGTCGATGCCCTGGTCGAACCGGTGGGGCCGACATTGGCCCGCGCGATCTTCGCAGTTCTGGCCGGATCGGTTCTATTAGTGTTCGTGATCGCCGTCCGGGCAGGGAGGATTGGTGTTTTTCGGAGTGCGATTCTCCTCGCCAGCGCCGCTCTGTTTGCGGCCTTGTCCGCGGACCTGAATTTATTTCTCCGCCTGAATCAGGTGAGTTTTTTGACCCGGATTCGCCTGTTGATGGGCATCTTAAGTTTTGTCGTGCTTCTTGTGACGTTTGAGGCCGTTCGGCGATCGCATGTCCAGGAGCGGTATGCCATTTTGTGGATGTTCACGGGTCTGATGCTGATGCTCTGCGCCGTTTTTGTTCGCGTGCTCGACTTTTTTTGTGCGTTGCTCGGCATGCAGTATGTGACCTTCGTTGTAACTGTGATCTTCACCTTTCTCCTCATGGTTGCCTTTCACTTTTCTGTCTCCCTGTCGCGGTTGATGGAAGA containing:
- a CDS encoding DUF2304 domain-containing protein, with the protein product MNAVDIMQGWVDALVEPVGPTLARAIFAVLAGSVLLVFVIAVRAGRIGVFRSAILLASAALFAALSADLNLFLRLNQVSFLTRIRLLMGILSFVVLLVTFEAVRRSHVQERYAILWMFTGLMLMLCAVFVRVLDFFCALLGMQYVTFVVTVIFTFLLMVAFHFSVSLSRLMEDRSRIAQRCAQLEARLDQLEKRSLQSERPSNIQPD